From a region of the Candidatus Poribacteria bacterium genome:
- a CDS encoding restriction endonuclease subunit S: MNRYPEYKESGVEWIEEVPKGWNMIRCTHLFELKHIKNTSGEINLSVYRDYGVIKRDSRDDNYNRVSEDTSNYKLVEPGDFVFNKMKCWQGSLGVSEYRGIVSPAYTVCKPKRHFHGKYFHYLLRSQPYIQEFNRLSYGVRIGQWELRFEDFKDIVVLYPSLSEQTQIANFLDRKTGQIDELIRIKERRIELLQEQRTVLINQAVTKGLDPNVEMKPSGVEWIGEIPKHWTLTRLKYISKIPVTYGLNIEADRYTTEGIRLIRITDIGEGGSLAQKGVYLPEDCVPQEQMLNSYDLLFSRSGATVGKSYLHLQTGKYTSAGYLVRFNFNDYWTSKFIYYVTLSHFYRNWLEQQIIISTIQNVNGEKYSNFQLPIPLRQEQKQIVKFLDRKTGQIDELVSAEQRKIELLKEYRQSLISEAVTGKIDVRNDV; encoded by the coding sequence ATGAATCGTTACCCTGAATATAAAGAGAGTGGTGTGGAGTGGATTGAAGAGGTACCGAAGGGTTGGAATATGATAAGATGTACTCATCTGTTTGAACTTAAACATATAAAAAATACATCTGGGGAAATCAATTTATCTGTTTACAGAGATTATGGAGTCATTAAGCGAGACAGCAGAGATGATAATTACAACAGAGTATCAGAGGACACATCAAACTATAAACTCGTTGAGCCCGGGGATTTTGTGTTTAACAAAATGAAGTGTTGGCAAGGTTCTTTAGGAGTTTCGGAATATAGAGGAATTGTCAGTCCGGCTTATACTGTCTGTAAGCCTAAGAGACATTTTCATGGGAAATATTTCCATTATTTGCTTAGGTCTCAGCCTTACATTCAGGAGTTTAACAGATTATCCTATGGGGTGAGAATAGGCCAATGGGAACTACGATTTGAGGATTTCAAGGATATTGTTGTTCTCTATCCGTCTTTGTCAGAACAAACCCAAATCGCTAACTTTCTCGACCGGAAGACGGGACAGATTGACGAGCTCATCCGCATCAAAGAACGACGGATAGAACTGCTGCAGGAACAACGCACCGTACTGATAAATCAGGCAGTGACGAAGGGGCTTGACCCGAATGTGGAGATGAAACCGTCGGGCGTGGAGTGGATTGGGGAGATACCGAAGCATTGGACTCTTACAAGATTGAAGTATATTTCCAAAATTCCGGTGACTTATGGTCTTAATATTGAGGCAGATAGATATACCACAGAGGGGATCAGATTAATCAGAATTACTGATATTGGTGAAGGAGGAAGTCTCGCACAGAAAGGAGTTTATCTACCTGAAGATTGTGTCCCTCAAGAACAGATGCTTAATAGTTATGATTTGCTTTTCTCTCGTAGTGGCGCAACAGTAGGAAAATCTTATTTGCACCTTCAAACAGGAAAATATACCAGTGCGGGCTATCTCGTTAGATTTAACTTTAATGATTACTGGACATCGAAATTTATCTACTATGTAACACTATCACATTTTTATAGAAATTGGCTTGAACAACAGATAATCATCTCAACAATCCAGAATGTCAATGGCGAAAAGTATTCAAATTTTCAGCTTCCTATTCCTCTGCGCCAAGAACAGAAACAAATCGTCAAATTCCTTGACCGCAAAACCGGACAGATTGACGAACTGGTATCCGCAGAGCAGCGAAAGATTGAACTCCTCAAGGAATACCGTCAATCCCTCATTTCCGAAGCAGTGACCGGCAAAATAGATGTCCGAAATGATGTGTAG